The nucleotide window CGACCAGCCGGTACAGGCGAAGATGAACGGTCGGCCCGCACCCGCCGCGAGTGCCGAAAAGCGGGTCGCGCCAGTCGTTGTCGAGAACCGGCCGAAGGTGGCCGAGAACCGTCCGACGGTGGTCGAGACGCGTCCGGTAGTGGTCGAGACGCGTCCGGCGGCAGAGACCCGTCCAGTGGTGGCCGAAAGCCGCCCGGCGGTAGTCGAGGCTCGTCCCGTGGTGGCCGAGCCGCGCCCGGCCACGCGCGTGAGCACGCAGAAGCCGGTCGCGGCGGTACAGGTCGCCTCGGAGCCGGCCCCGCCGGCGAAGGCCCGCAAGGTCGAAGCGCCGGTGCCGCAGCCGGAGGTCACCGTGGTGGCCGAACGCAAGCCGTCGAGCAAGCCCACCCCGGCCGAAAAGGCAAGTGCCCCAGAGCCGGATCCGCTCTACGACACCGGCCAGTTCCGGGTTGCCGACATCCTCGAACAGGAGCTCGCCGAGCTCCAGGCCGAGCGTCGCAAGGCCCGCACGAGCAAGCAGCGGACGGCTACCCGCTGAGCATTCCGGCACCGTGACACCCCTGCCCCCGCACCTGGACGAGGTGCCGGGGGAGGGGTGTCAATGCGCACTCGATGCACGGTCTCTATAGTTGCCCGCAGATCGCTTGTGGCGCTTGGCGCTACCGCGTGCGCATGTTCGAGATGTACCGCACGACTTTGATTTACCGCAGACCCCTTCCGGATGGTCGATCGAAGCTGAGGGCCCCTACATGACGAACTCGACAACCACCTCGCTGTCGCACCGGCAGGTCCTGACCATCCTGTCCGGTTTGTTATTGGGCATCTTCCTGGCCGCCCTGGACCAGAACATCGTCAGCGTGGCGATCGTGCCGATAGCCAACGACCTGCACAGTTTCGATGAACAGGCCTGGGCCACAACGGCATACCTGATCACCGCGACGGTCAGTACGCCGCTGTACGGCAAGCTCGCCGACATCTACGGCCGGAAACCCTGCTACCTCATCGCGATCGGGGTGTTCGTCCTCGGCTCGATCGCCTGCACTTTCGCCACGTCCATGTACGAGCTCGCGGCCTTCCGCGCCTTCCAGGGCTTGGGCGCGGGCGGTTTGATGTCGCTGGCGTTCACCATCCTCAGCGATATCGTGCCGGCCCGCGAAAGAGTGCGCTACCAGGGCTATTTCATGGTGGTCTTCGGCTCTTCGACGGTGTTGGGCCCGGTGCTCGGCGGCTTCTTCTCCGGCTACGACGAGCTCGTGCGGCTGGACGGCTGGCGCTGGGTGTTCCTGGTGAACGTGCCGATCGGCGTGCTCGCCTTCGTGGTCGTCGCCAAATTCCTGAACGTTCCGCACGTGCGTCAGAAACAACGCATCGACTGGTTCGGTGCGCTGATGCTGACCGTCGGTGTGGTGCCGCTGCTGATCATCGCCGAGCAGGGTCGCGAGTGGGGCTGGGAGTCCCAGCGCGCGCTCATCTGTTACGGCGTCGCGGCCTCGGGTGTGCTGCTGTTCATCATCGTGGAATTGCTGATGAAGGACGCCGCCCTGATTCCGATGCGGCTGTTCGACAATTCCACCTTCAGCGTGTCCATTCTCGGCGGCTTCATTGTCGGTGTCGCGATGTTCGGCGCCATTGTCCTGGTGCCGCTGTATTTCCAAGTGGTGCGCGGATATTCACCGACGAAGTCGGGTTTGCTGATGCTGCCGCTGGTGGTCGGTATCATGATCGGCGCGCAGATCTCGGGGATGGTCACCCAGCGCACCGGCAGATACAAGATGCTGCCCGTGGGGGGCTGTTTCCTCATCACGATCGGCGCGGTGCTGCACGCCCAGGTGGAGTTCGACAGCCCGCTGTGGCAGCCGCTGGTCTGCGGCGGTGTGATCGGCGCCGGGCTCGGCTTCTGCATGCAGACGCTGATCATCGCCGCGCAGAACGCCGGACCCCTGCAAGACATGGGCGTGTCCACCGCCGCGGCGACCTTCTTCCGGCAGATGGGCGGCACGCTCGGCGTCGCCATCTTCCTGACGATTCTGTTCAATCTGTTGCCGCACAAGATCATCGACGCGTTCGGCGGGCAGCTGCCCGCGGGCTTCGACACCACGCAGCTCGGCGGCATCACCAGCGATGCCAGCGGCATCGGCAACATGCCCGAGGAGTTGAGAACCCCGGTCCTGATCGGCTTCACCGATGCCATGAACGGCGTGTTCTATACCGCCGCGGGCGTGGCCCTGGTCGCCGGTCTGGTGCTGCTGTTCATGAGAGAGCTTCCGCTGCAAGACGATCCGGTCGAACTGCTGATAGTTTCCGACGCCGCGCGCGAGCCGCACCCGGACGACGAGCACGACTGGGACGGGGCGGCCCAGGCCCTGTTGTCCGAACCCGAACCTGAACCGGCCGGCGACGAAGAAGAGGACGAGGACGTGGACGAAGCGGCCTTCGCCGAAATCGAGCACGGGCATCCGTCGCTGACCGGCCGCATTCATCACGAAGACGGCAGACCCGTGCCCGAGGCCGCGCTCACCCTGATCGACAAGCGCGGCCACCAGGTCACCCGCGCCACCGGCGACAGTTACGGCGACTACGCCATCTACGCGCCCGAGCCCGGCACCTACGTCCTGATCGTCTCCGCCGCCGGCCACCAGCCCACCGCCATCAGCGTGGTCGCCGGCCCCTGGCCCCAGCAGCTGGATCTCACCCTCATGGGTTCGAGCGAGGTATCGGGCGTGGTGCGCTCGGTCGTCAGCGGCAATCCCATCGACGGCGCTACCGTCACGCTCACCGATCGGCGCGGCGAGGTGGTCGGCGCCGCCATCACCACCGAGGACGGCCATTTCGTCTGCCACGACGTGGTTTCCGGCAGCTATACCCTGGTGGTGATCGCGGAGCACATGCGTCCGTACGCGGCCGCGCTCACCGTGCCGCACACCGGCCTGCTGCGCCACGACATCGATATGGATCCGATGGCGGTACTCGCCGGGATCGCCGTGGCCGACGGAAGAGCCGTGCCGGACGTGCAGATCATGGTGCTGGATGTAGCGGGCGATCTCACCGCGACGGTGCGCACCGATGAGGAAGGGCTCTACGTCGTCCCGGATCTGCCCGAAGGCGAATACACCGTGGTGGCGCGAGGATACCCGCCGATCACCAGCCGCGTCACCGTGTCCGGCGGGGAAGTCGAACACAATGTGCGCCTGGGTTATGGCCGGGAGATCGACGAGGAGTTACTCGATCGCGCCGACGCAAACGGGTAAACCGCGATTGGCGCGTGGACGCCATTGCGGCGCAACGAATTCGGCTACATCGGAGGCATTGTCGTGCCATAGTTGGGCGATGTCGTGGCTACGCAATATTGGTGCCATCGCGATCGCTCTGACCGCCGTAGTGGCGGTGGCCTGTGGTGATTCCGACCCACCGCCGCCCGCGGATAAACCCGGGCCGGGTGACCAGACCGTCGACCTCGAATTCGACGGTAAGGCAAGGGCTTACACGGTGCACGCACCGCCGGGTTATGACGGCAAGACCGCACTGCCGGTGGTGGTCGTAATGCATTACCGCCCGGGGACTTCCGCGGAGATCGCCCAGACCTCCGGGATGAATGCCAAAGCGGATCAGGAGAATTTCCTCGTCGTCTATCCGCAGGGACTGAACGAGGCCTACAACGCTTTGGTCTGCTGCGGCTCCGAGGATGACGTCGGGTTCATCAAGCAGGTGGTCGCCCGGATGACCGAGCAGTGGAAAGCCGACCCGAAACGCGTTTACGCGACCGGCATTTCGAACGGCGCGGACATGTCGTACAAGCTCGCGGTGGAAGTGCCCGGGACCTTCGCCGCCATCGCGCCGGTGAGTGGTGGGTTCATCGGTGACAAGGCGTTGAAAGACGCGGCCTATAAACCGGCCACACCGGTTTCGGTGATCACCTTCCTCGGCGGCAAGGATCGGGCCGCCGCCCAGCTCGGTCTCGGGATCGAAACCTGGCAGCAGCGGCAGGGCTGCGCGGCGGAACCGGTGCCGCAGGCACTTCCGCGGGGGATCACGCTGACCGCGGGGAAGTGTGCCGATGGCAGCGACGTACAGGTCTACAAGATGCCGGAGATGAACCACTCGTGGCCCGGCGGGCAGCGCGGCGGTCTGGTGGATCCCGCCGCCGGAGTCAGCGCCACCGACCTGATGTGGGAATTTTTCAAAACACACACCAGGTGAACTGGCACTCTGCCGAGTCGCACGGCAAACTCGATGGGGTGTTTCGCAAACTCCATGGAGTGGCAGAAAACAGCGGAGCGAACCGGTGACCGCGCTGGCTCGCGGTGAGAACCGGCCCGCACCCGGCGACCAGCTGACGGTCACTGTTGCCTGCACCGATCCCGTCGATGTGTCCGCGCTGCTGCTCGGCGCGAACGGCAAGGTGCGCTCCGACTCCGACTTCGTGTTCTTCAATCAGCCGGTCGGGCCGGGCGTCACCTACCGGCACGGCGGCGGCGGGCCCGACGTGGTCGAGGTGCGGACCTCCGCGCTGCCCGCCGACGTCGACAAAGTCGTGGTGACAGCGAGCCTGGACCGGCCCGGCACCTTCGCCGCAGCGGGCTCGCTGCTGGCGACCATCGGATCATCCTCCGGCACATTGACCTTCCCGATGACGGGGCTCAGTACCGAGACCGCTGTGGTGTGCGTGGAGATCTATCGGCGCGGCGGCGCGTGGAAGGTGCGCGCTGTCGGGCAGGGCTACGACAACGGATTGGCCGGTATCGCAACGGCATTCGGGGTCAATATCGACGACGAGCCCGCAGCGCCTCCCTACCAGCAGCCACCGCCTCCGGCCTACCAGCAGCCACCCGCCCCGGCGTATCAACCGCCGCCGCAACCCGCCTACTCGGCCCCGCCGCAATTCCAGCAAGGAGCACAGCCGATGCAGAGCGATCTGTTCAACCCGAGTTTCGCCGAAGCCACCGGCCCCGGCATCCAGAAGCAGGGCGGCAAGATGATCAAGGTCGCCGTCGCCGGGGAGGTGATGGCGCGCACCGGTTCGATGGTCGCCTACCAGGGCGATCTGCAGTTCAAGGCGCTCGGCTCGGGCGGCATCGGCCGCGCCATCCAGCAGCGCCTCACCGGTGAGGGCGTCCCGCTCATGAAGGTCACCGGCCGCGGCGACCTGTTCCTGGCCAACGCCGCCGCCGACGTGCACACCGTCGACCTGGACGGCACCGACGGGCTCACCATCAACGGATCCAACGTTCTGGCTTTCGACTCGAGCCTGCGCTACGACGTGAAGATGGTCTCCGGCGCCGCCGGAGTCGCCAGCAACGCAGGCCTTTTCAACTGTGTCTTCACCGGCCGCGGCCGCATCGCCATCACCACGCACGGCTCCCCGGTGGTGCTTCAGGTGGACCAGCCCACCTTCGCCGACCCGCAGGCCGCCGTCGCCTGGTCCTCCAGTTTGAGCACCGGCATCAAACGCAACGATTCCTTCGGCCTGAGCCGCCTCATCGGCCGCAGCACCGGCGAGGGGTTGACGCTGTCGTTCTCCGGCCGCGGTTTCGTCATCGTGCAGCCTTCGGAGCTGCCGCCCGGCGGACTGCTCGGCGGCACCGGCGGCGGGCAGCAGGCCGGTCAGTCCGGCGGCGCCCTCGGCGGCCTGTTCAGCTGAGATCGAAATAGGCTGGCTGCCCGGCCGTTCCCGCTGGCATGCTGGCGAGATGAGTGAATCGGGGATCACCATCGAGTTCGCGCCGGAGCTACACGTGTTCGTCGCGGCGGCCTTGCGCAACGGCGGCGCGTCGGTACGAACCGACGGCGCCTCGACCCTCGGCCATGTGGTGGAGTCCCTGGGCGTCCCGCTAACGGAGGTGGGAGAACTGCTGGTCGACGGCCGCACTGTCCGGCCCGCACACGTCCCCGCTGCCGGTGAGTCCATCGCGGTCCGGGCGTTCCCGCGCCCCCAAACCTGCCCCGCGCCCTTACGTTTCCTCCTCGACATCCACCTCGGCACCCTCGCCCGCCGCCTGCGCCTGCTCGGCCTCGACGCCGCCTACGAGAACCCCGACATCGGCGACGCCGCCCTGGCGACCCGCTCCGCCACCGAACGCCGCATCCTGCTCTCCCGCGACCGCGGCCTCCTGCGCCGCCGCGAAATCTACGCCGGCGCCTACATCTACAGCCACCGCCCGCCCGAGCAACTCGACGACGTCCTCACCCGCTTCGCCCCGCCGCTGTCGCCGTGGACGCGCTGCACCACCTGCAACGGCCTGCTCCGTCCGGCTCCGCACGCCACCCCCCGAACCTCGGGAGCCGCCACTACGTTCGCCGAATGCGCCGACTGCGGCCAGACCTACTGGAAGGGCGCGCACCACAGCCGCCTCGATGCCATCGTCACCCACGCCACTGCGCAGATCGCCCGGCTCCGCTGAGCTACTCGGCTACCACACCCCCGCGACGTCAGGCGCGAAGCAAGGTGACGATCCGCCCGGACGGCGTCTGCGCTTTGTCGAACCCGGTGCGTTCGCCGATCGGCGCAGCCGTAGGCCGCCGATCGAAGATCACCAGTGTGCCGGTGTCGAGGCTGAGCCGGTCGAGGTAGCTGTCGATCTGGGTCAAACCCTCAGCGAGGGGGTCGGCCTGATGTCCGGCCCATACCTTCAGCTCCAGTGCCTCGCGCTGCTCGGCCTTACGTCCGTGTTCATCGGAATAGGGTTGGCGAACAAGCAGATCGATGCGTCCTCGGCCGACGCCGAGCTCGCGGTCCACAAATCCCGCGCCGTTGACGATGCGGTGCAGATATGCCATCAGCACCAACTGTGCGGCCGCCTCGTGATAGTTCTCGCGAGCTGCGAGCACGTCGCCGTGCTGAACCCAGAAGGTCGCGAACTCCTGCAGCAAATGCGGAAAGTCGATTCGGCCATCGGGCAGGCGAAAGCTCGACGGTTGAGCCGAGATGCTGCGCTCGGTGTTGTCACCGAGCACCCGCACGATCACTTCCTGATAGATCGGGTTCGCGATCCGCAACTCTTTACCCTGCGCGATCAAACCCAAATCCCTGGTGTAGGAGACATCGTTGTCGAATTCGGGAACCGACCTGGCAACCTCGCCGACAATGATCGGCTCGAGCACTCGCCGCACGCGCGGATCGTTGAGCTTGTCGATCAGTGAATCCAAATGGGTTGCCCGTGCGAGGATCAGCCGTTCTTTGGCTTGCTCGACGTGATCGATCGTGATCGCCTCACGAACGCCCATCTCACCCAGGATTTCCCAAGCCAGCGCGTTCACCAACCACGGTTGGCCCTGGGTGTACCAGAAGGCCAGATCTATGGCTTTGCTGTCGAATTCCTGTCCCGTAGCGGCGGTGTGCTGACCGTAGAGCTGGCTAACCTCGAGTTTGGTGAAGTCACCGACGCGAAGGGACTTGATCTTGATGTTGAACGGGCTCGCCCCACCCAGCCGCGCCGGGTCACCTCCGGCGGCGGCCTTGTAGTCCCGGACATCCCGCATGCCGCAGAGAACCACCGAATGCACAAAGCTCCTACGGTTCTCGATGAATCCGGTCCGCAGCTGCCGCAGCACGCTGATCAGACCCTCGCCGCGCAAAGCGTCGATCTCATCGAGAAACAACACCAGCGGACGCGGGCATTGGCGCACCCATTCCCGCAGACCGAATTCCAGCCGGTTGCCTGGAGGCGCGTCCGGCCATGGGTCGGGTGGCTGCAACTCCGGGGGCACGCCATGGCGCCGGGCCGCCTGCCGGATCCGGTGCAGCAAGGTCAGCTCCACAGCGGCGTAGTCATCGCCCATGGGGCCGCCGCACTCGCAGGATGCATATAGCGCCGCGTAGTGCCCCTCGGCATTCAACTCATCGGCCAGGCTCAACAGCGCCGTAGTCTTGCCCGACTGCCGGGGCGCGTGCACGACGAAGTAGAAGCCGAACTCAACGTAACCCTGTGCCTGGGGCAACCGTTCGTCGGCGGGGATCATGTAGTGCAGGTCCTGAAGACACGGACCTGCCGTGTTGAAGTACCTCACCCGGCACACCCTACTGACCTGGCTACTCGACACGCCCGGCGATCTTCGATCCCCGAAAGTTGTGTAACGGTTCCTCGGTCACGGACGAGTAGAGGGCAACTCATGCGGAATCCGTATGAATCCCGCGGTGTTGGCGCTCGGTGGCGGGGCCGGGCTCGAGGATGGGGAAAGTTGCCGTGAACGAAGCTCGTAGGTACTTACGGCCGGCACCGAATTACGAACCGCCCCTGCGGAATTGCGGCTGCGGGCCGCGCCGCCGGGTGGAGGTGGAGGCGGCCTGGGTGGATCCGCCGGTGGTGCGGGAGGTGCCCTGCGCGGCCGATCGCCGCGCTATCTCGCCGCGGATGCGGAAACTGGCGGCGGGGCAGCCTTCGCCGGTGGTGGGGGAAGCCCGTTCCGCCGCAAGGGCATTCGCCGATCGGGTGTTACGGGCCACGTTGGAGGTGCTGGATCATCGCCGGCCCGTGACACAGCTTCGGGGCATGGTGAGCACGCAGGTACTGGAGGCGCTGCGCACCATGGTGGCCTGTGATTCGGCGCCGAGCAGGGAGCTCGGGGCCGCCGCGCTGGGTCCCGTCGACGTGATCATGGTCGATGCCGAGAACGCCGAGATCTGCGCACGATATGTGCGCGGGCACCGCACGCTCGCCATCGCTGCCCGGGCCCGGTTCGTCCGCGGGATCGGCTGGCAGCTGACGGTCTTCCGGGTGCTGGGGGTCTAGCGGTGCGTGGATCGATTCCGCTGCCGGGGCGGTGAGCCGGATGCCGAAGCGCTATTCACCGCAGGTGCGGGCGGAAGCGGTCCGTCTGGCGCTCGAGTACGTCGAGGCGAACGGGTCGGCCTATGCCGCGGCGCGGGCGATCGGGCCGATGGTCGGGGTGCACTACGAGACGCTGTGGATGTGGACCAAACAGGCGCTGTCGGAAAGGGCTTGGCGCGCCCGGCCCGGGCACTCCGGCGTGGCAACCGCACCCGACAGTTAACTAATGGTTTGCTCGAATTCGCATCATGCATGCGGAAGGAGCAAATCTCATGGTCCGAAGTGTTTCATTGACGGCTGCTGCCTTCTGTGCGGTGTTGCTGAGTGCTGCTCCCTCGGCCGCCGAGCCCGGTAGGGGCGGTCCTACGGCCGCCGAGTACGCCGCCGCCCAGATACCGAACTGCGAGACCCCGGAGTGCGCCGCCGCCGTCCGGCAGGCGGGCATGACGATGGCTCTGGTCCGCGCGACGAACAAACTGATCGCGCTGTCGATCGTGCCCGTCCATCAGTTCCATGCCTTCGACATGGTCATCACCCGCGAAAGCGGCTGGAACCATCTGGCCCGCAACCCCAGCAGCGGCGCCTACGGCCTCGGCCAGGCCCTACCGCCGGAGAAGATGTTCACCCACGGCCTCGACTGGATGGTCAACCCGGTCACCCAGATCCGCTGGACCTACGACTACATGAACAAGCGCTACGGCGGCCCCGCCGGCGCCTGGGCGTTCTGGCAGGCCAATCACTGGTACTGAAAGGCTGACTGGATCAGGCCTCGACCGGACGACGGATGCTGTCGATCGGCATCTGGTCGACCGGGGCGTAGGTGACGTCCTGGCCCGAACTCGGGGCGTGGACGACCTGGCCGTTGCCGGCGTAGAGGGCAGTGTGCGAGCCGCCGTTGTAGATCACGACGTCGCCGGGCTGCGCGTCTTCCAGGGCGACGGGGGTGCCCACGTTCTCCTGCTGTTCGCTGGTGCGCGGCATATCGACGCCTTCCTGGCCGTAGGACCACTGCACCAGGCCGGAGCAGTCGAAGCCGCCGGGCTGGCTGCCGCCCCACACGTACGGGGTGCCGATCTGGGATTCCGCGGCCTGCAGGGCGCGCAGGCCTCTGGACGCCGACGGCGCCGGAGCGATCTGGCCGACCACGTCGCGCGCCTGGTCCTGGTACGGCTGCGGCACCTGGTTCAGCAGGTCCTGCGCCTGCGGCGAGGTGATCTGATCCTTGATGGGCTGCGGCACGTCCGGGATTTCGACGGCGCCGAAGCCGGGAACCTGGATGGTCTGGGCGAGCGCCGGGATGGCGGGCAGGGCGGCGGATCCGACGATGGCGCCTGCGATGACGGCGGCACGAAAACTAGGTTTGGCCATGAGGTTCAGCAATCTCCGTATTCGTCGTGCACCCGCGGTCCAGCGCTCGGGAAATGCGCAGACGGCTGCCGGGTCGGACCGGAAATCGGCCCTTCGCGACCTGGCTTACGCACGCGGCCGCGATTACCCCCGACGCCTGGGCGGGTGACTTGCTTGATCGCAAGATTGCTTCAAGTTTACTACGATACGGTAACGGGATTCAAACCGGTGTTGTTTCAGAATCCGATAACACCAGGTCATAACCGATAAATTGATCGTTATGGAGGCGGCGCACCGAGGGACGCTCGAGGATTGCCAATCCCGACATTCTGCCCTATAAGCGGCGCTTGTCGGTGCCGGCTCGTAGCCTCGGGATATGTGCCGAAACATCACCGCGTTGCGCGGGCTCGAGCCTGCGGCAACCCCAGAGGAAATTCAGGCGGCGGCCCTGCAGTATGTGCGCAAGGTCGGTGGCCTCTCCAGCATTTCCGCAGCAACTAAACCGGCGGTAGAAGAGGCGGTCGCGGACATTGCCGCGGCAACGGCTCGGCTACTGGCGCAGTTGCCGGATCGCAAGGTGCCGCCGAAGACGATCCCGCCGCTGCGCCGCCCGGAGGTCCAGGCGCGTATCCACGCGCACGACTGAGGCGTCAGGCCAGCTCTTCGAGATCGGCCAGTTGCGTGTGGACATAGGCCGCTATTCGATGTCGGGCGGCCGGTGGGAGTCGCGCTATGTCAGCGGCCGTCAACACCGGCTCGCTGGGCACCTGCACGTGATACTCGTCGGGTTCTGGCGTTTCTGTGACCACCGATAGGTGGTCCGGCCGGGGCACCGCCACGGGACGTTCAGGTTCGTCCGGGTCGGCTCCGGCTAATGCCGTGCGCACCATGTGAATCAGAATATTGCTAATCCGTTGGTATTGCGGCAAGTTCGCCATCGATGCAGGAAAGTGGGGTTGCCAGCAAACCCGAGGTTTGCAAAAGGAGAATTCGTTACGAGGTGATGCGTTCGGACGCGAACCAGGTGCGGTAGAAGGTGATTGCCAGAATGGCGAACAGCCCGAGGATCGCGACCCCCGACGGGAACGGATGGTTCGCCATGGTCAGGGGCAGATAGCGGATGGCCAGCAGCACGCTCGCGAACGTCGCGACACCCAGCGCCACCACCCGCACGCGAGCACGATCCCAGCCGCGCTCGGGGTCGCGCAAGATGGATTCGATGGTCAGGCACAGTGCCGCGCCCACAACGAGATCCACGCCGTAGTGCGCACCCAGGCCCAGGGTTGCGATGAGAGTGCAGACCAGCCAGAACACACCGCCCCAGCGCAGCCAGGCCGGCCCGCGCCGGGAGTGGATGAACAGCGACAGCGCCCACGCCGTGTGCAGTGACGGCATGCAGTTGCGGGGCGTGATCCCGTCGAACGGCATTGCCTCGAGGGTGGCGGGCACGGGCGGGACGATATTCGGCCAGACATTCGCGAGTTCCATGCCGTTGCCCCAGGGCCCGAAGGCCAGGATCGGACCGACGACGGGGAACAGCAGGTAGAACAGCGGCCCGACCAGGCCGATGGTCAGGAACGTGCGCACCAGGTGGTGCCGCGGCCACCGGCCCGCGGTGACGCCGCGCAGCTGCCAGACGGCGACCACGATGGCCGCGACCGGCAGCTCGAAGTACACCCAGCGCACCAGGCTCTCGAACCACGGCGCGGCCTCCAGGACCTGCCCGGCCAGCCAGGACGGATTGCCCAGGGCTCGATCGGCCACCTGCACATAGGGATCGAGCACCATGGGACGGGCCCACGCGGTGATGTCCAGCCAGATCTCGCCGATCTTCGTCGCGAGGATCAGCAGCGCGCCGAGCGCGATGGTGCGCAGGGCGGTCTCGCGCTGGATGCCGGACCAGCGCACGGCGGCGAGGATCGCCAGCACGGTCAGCACGATGGTCGGGCCGTTGCCGATGGTGAACTTCGCGCCCTCGATCGCCCGGATCGCGACGAAGACCAGATCGAGCGCGACCGCGGAGGCCAGCGCGGTGACCCGCACCCGGTTGGTGACACCGACCAGCGCGAGCAGGAACCCGGCCCACGAGGTGCTCGCGGATTTCGGTATGCCGACGTAGTCGCGCGCCAGGCTGGTCAGCGGACCCAGCGCGTTGATGTGCAGCGCCATGGCCTGTCCGGCGACGAGCACCAGTACCGCGGCGGCGATGCCGCCCCAGATCGTGAGAGGACGGAAATGCCCTTCCCGCCGAACAATCCCGGCAGCGGGGGTCGAACGTTCGTGCGGGTCGAGAATGAGCATTCGGACATCGTAAACACGATGCGAACACCGCCGTACTTCGTGGTTAACAATCGGTACTGGTATTTGGGTCACGAAATGGCGTGTGCGCCAGACGAACCAGCTTCGCGATCGCCCCGCGCGGCAGTCACGGATGTGATGCGAGCAACGCGTCCGACCCCCTGAGCTCGCCGCACTGCCAGGATTGCCACTAGGTAAGGCTTACCTTAGTATTTGGCGGACGGACTCTCTCGGAAGGTGGGGCTACTCGTGCCGCTCGTCGACGCCTATCGGCGGCTAGGAGGACTGCTCCCCGTGGTGCGGGTCGGAGTGGGCCGTGCCGCGGGCGGTCAGTGGGTT belongs to Nocardia sp. XZ_19_385 and includes:
- a CDS encoding ATP-binding protein → MRYFNTAGPCLQDLHYMIPADERLPQAQGYVEFGFYFVVHAPRQSGKTTALLSLADELNAEGHYAALYASCECGGPMGDDYAAVELTLLHRIRQAARRHGVPPELQPPDPWPDAPPGNRLEFGLREWVRQCPRPLVLFLDEIDALRGEGLISVLRQLRTGFIENRRSFVHSVVLCGMRDVRDYKAAAGGDPARLGGASPFNIKIKSLRVGDFTKLEVSQLYGQHTAATGQEFDSKAIDLAFWYTQGQPWLVNALAWEILGEMGVREAITIDHVEQAKERLILARATHLDSLIDKLNDPRVRRVLEPIIVGEVARSVPEFDNDVSYTRDLGLIAQGKELRIANPIYQEVIVRVLGDNTERSISAQPSSFRLPDGRIDFPHLLQEFATFWVQHGDVLAARENYHEAAAQLVLMAYLHRIVNGAGFVDRELGVGRGRIDLLVRQPYSDEHGRKAEQREALELKVWAGHQADPLAEGLTQIDSYLDRLSLDTGTLVIFDRRPTAAPIGERTGFDKAQTPSGRIVTLLRA
- a CDS encoding lytic transglycosylase domain-containing protein yields the protein MVRSVSLTAAAFCAVLLSAAPSAAEPGRGGPTAAEYAAAQIPNCETPECAAAVRQAGMTMALVRATNKLIALSIVPVHQFHAFDMVITRESGWNHLARNPSSGAYGLGQALPPEKMFTHGLDWMVNPVTQIRWTYDYMNKRYGGPAGAWAFWQANHWY
- a CDS encoding Mut7-C RNAse domain-containing protein; the protein is MSESGITIEFAPELHVFVAAALRNGGASVRTDGASTLGHVVESLGVPLTEVGELLVDGRTVRPAHVPAAGESIAVRAFPRPQTCPAPLRFLLDIHLGTLARRLRLLGLDAAYENPDIGDAALATRSATERRILLSRDRGLLRRREIYAGAYIYSHRPPEQLDDVLTRFAPPLSPWTRCTTCNGLLRPAPHATPRTSGAATTFAECADCGQTYWKGAHHSRLDAIVTHATAQIARLR
- a CDS encoding C40 family peptidase — translated: MAKPSFRAAVIAGAIVGSAALPAIPALAQTIQVPGFGAVEIPDVPQPIKDQITSPQAQDLLNQVPQPYQDQARDVVGQIAPAPSASRGLRALQAAESQIGTPYVWGGSQPGGFDCSGLVQWSYGQEGVDMPRTSEQQENVGTPVALEDAQPGDVVIYNGGSHTALYAGNGQVVHAPSSGQDVTYAPVDQMPIDSIRRPVEA
- a CDS encoding AIM24 family protein, which translates into the protein MTALARGENRPAPGDQLTVTVACTDPVDVSALLLGANGKVRSDSDFVFFNQPVGPGVTYRHGGGGPDVVEVRTSALPADVDKVVVTASLDRPGTFAAAGSLLATIGSSSGTLTFPMTGLSTETAVVCVEIYRRGGAWKVRAVGQGYDNGLAGIATAFGVNIDDEPAAPPYQQPPPPAYQQPPAPAYQPPPQPAYSAPPQFQQGAQPMQSDLFNPSFAEATGPGIQKQGGKMIKVAVAGEVMARTGSMVAYQGDLQFKALGSGGIGRAIQQRLTGEGVPLMKVTGRGDLFLANAAADVHTVDLDGTDGLTINGSNVLAFDSSLRYDVKMVSGAAGVASNAGLFNCVFTGRGRIAITTHGSPVVLQVDQPTFADPQAAVAWSSSLSTGIKRNDSFGLSRLIGRSTGEGLTLSFSGRGFVIVQPSELPPGGLLGGTGGGQQAGQSGGALGGLFS
- a CDS encoding PHB depolymerase family esterase codes for the protein MSWLRNIGAIAIALTAVVAVACGDSDPPPPADKPGPGDQTVDLEFDGKARAYTVHAPPGYDGKTALPVVVVMHYRPGTSAEIAQTSGMNAKADQENFLVVYPQGLNEAYNALVCCGSEDDVGFIKQVVARMTEQWKADPKRVYATGISNGADMSYKLAVEVPGTFAAIAPVSGGFIGDKALKDAAYKPATPVSVITFLGGKDRAAAQLGLGIETWQQRQGCAAEPVPQALPRGITLTAGKCADGSDVQVYKMPEMNHSWPGGQRGGLVDPAAGVSATDLMWEFFKTHTR
- a CDS encoding Rv3235 family protein — its product is MRKLAAGQPSPVVGEARSAARAFADRVLRATLEVLDHRRPVTQLRGMVSTQVLEALRTMVACDSAPSRELGAAALGPVDVIMVDAENAEICARYVRGHRTLAIAARARFVRGIGWQLTVFRVLGV
- a CDS encoding MFS transporter, with the protein product MTNSTTTSLSHRQVLTILSGLLLGIFLAALDQNIVSVAIVPIANDLHSFDEQAWATTAYLITATVSTPLYGKLADIYGRKPCYLIAIGVFVLGSIACTFATSMYELAAFRAFQGLGAGGLMSLAFTILSDIVPARERVRYQGYFMVVFGSSTVLGPVLGGFFSGYDELVRLDGWRWVFLVNVPIGVLAFVVVAKFLNVPHVRQKQRIDWFGALMLTVGVVPLLIIAEQGREWGWESQRALICYGVAASGVLLFIIVELLMKDAALIPMRLFDNSTFSVSILGGFIVGVAMFGAIVLVPLYFQVVRGYSPTKSGLLMLPLVVGIMIGAQISGMVTQRTGRYKMLPVGGCFLITIGAVLHAQVEFDSPLWQPLVCGGVIGAGLGFCMQTLIIAAQNAGPLQDMGVSTAAATFFRQMGGTLGVAIFLTILFNLLPHKIIDAFGGQLPAGFDTTQLGGITSDASGIGNMPEELRTPVLIGFTDAMNGVFYTAAGVALVAGLVLLFMRELPLQDDPVELLIVSDAAREPHPDDEHDWDGAAQALLSEPEPEPAGDEEEDEDVDEAAFAEIEHGHPSLTGRIHHEDGRPVPEAALTLIDKRGHQVTRATGDSYGDYAIYAPEPGTYVLIVSAAGHQPTAISVVAGPWPQQLDLTLMGSSEVSGVVRSVVSGNPIDGATVTLTDRRGEVVGAAITTEDGHFVCHDVVSGSYTLVVIAEHMRPYAAALTVPHTGLLRHDIDMDPMAVLAGIAVADGRAVPDVQIMVLDVAGDLTATVRTDEEGLYVVPDLPEGEYTVVARGYPPITSRVTVSGGEVEHNVRLGYGREIDEELLDRADANG